The following proteins are co-located in the Gloeocapsa sp. PCC 7428 genome:
- the menA gene encoding 2-carboxy-1,4-naphthoquinone phytyltransferase, whose amino-acid sequence MTTKLIEYPNTKLWMAAIKPPMYSVAIMPIWVGSAVAFAETKYFHPAVFSTFIAAAIFILAWENLSNDVFDSETGIDKNKAHSLVNLTGNKSFIFWLGNLFLALGLLGILAIAWWQQDLTVVGIILLCCVLGYMYQGPPFRLGYQGLGEIICFICFGPLAVAAAYYSQTQSWSLMSLAASVIVGIVTSLILFCSHFHQVKDDLAAGKRSPIVRMGTKRSAQLLPWVGGSIYVIVGLFVILGIFPVWTLLSLLSLPYALKLFRHVWEYHNQPEKVSNCKFLAVEMHFWSSLLLGLGFMLAAS is encoded by the coding sequence ATGACTACAAAACTGATAGAATATCCAAATACCAAGTTATGGATGGCAGCAATTAAGCCACCAATGTACAGCGTGGCAATTATGCCAATATGGGTAGGAAGTGCGGTCGCATTTGCTGAAACTAAATATTTTCACCCAGCAGTATTCTCAACTTTTATCGCTGCGGCAATATTCATTCTTGCTTGGGAAAATTTGAGTAATGATGTGTTTGATTCAGAAACTGGAATCGATAAAAATAAAGCTCATTCACTCGTTAATTTAACAGGTAATAAATCGTTTATATTTTGGCTAGGAAACTTATTTCTAGCGTTAGGATTACTCGGAATATTAGCAATTGCTTGGTGGCAACAAGATTTAACGGTCGTTGGTATAATTTTACTGTGCTGCGTGTTGGGTTATATGTACCAAGGACCTCCTTTTCGTCTAGGGTATCAAGGTTTAGGTGAGATTATTTGTTTTATTTGTTTTGGTCCATTGGCAGTCGCAGCAGCATATTATAGCCAAACGCAATCATGGTCACTTATGAGTTTAGCGGCTAGTGTCATTGTGGGCATTGTCACGAGTTTGATTTTATTTTGTTCGCATTTTCATCAAGTCAAAGACGATTTAGCCGCAGGAAAGCGATCGCCCATTGTGCGCATGGGAACTAAGCGCTCCGCACAACTTTTGCCTTGGGTTGGTGGTAGTATTTATGTCATAGTGGGTTTATTTGTCATTCTCGGCATATTTCCCGTTTGGACGTTACTCAGCTTGCTCAGCTTACCGTATGCATTAAAGCTATTTCGTCACGTTTGGGAATACCACAATCAACCCGAAAAAGTGAGCAATTGCAAATTCTTAGCCGTAGAAATGCATTTTTGGAGTAGTTTGCTACTTGGGCTAGGTTTTATGCTAGCAGCAAGTTAA
- a CDS encoding o-succinylbenzoate synthase codes for MEIATYQLEFRRYQRQFQSPLHTSYGIWKVREGIILRFTDVTGKVDYGEIAPISWFGSETIEQAWDFCCQLPPKVTQEMIDSIPDTLPACQFGFESALEEVGDGKPSLTCSGLLPAGEAALGAWEKLWEKGYRTFKWKIGVEAIAEELKIFAKLMQLPVSAKLRLDANGGLSYDQAQLWLQMCDRLAENSAGTVEVEYLEQPLAVEEFAAMLELSRCYRCAIALDESVATLKQLQECYYKGWRGIFIIKPAIAGFPSRLRQFCHQYQIDAVFSSVFETEIGKSAALKLANELSSPDRAIGFGVDHLFAQEDSQWLERLWSTR; via the coding sequence GTGGAAATAGCAACCTACCAGCTTGAGTTTCGTCGCTACCAACGACAATTTCAATCACCACTTCACACAAGTTACGGTATCTGGAAAGTGCGTGAGGGAATTATTCTGCGTTTTACAGATGTGACGGGTAAGGTAGACTATGGTGAAATTGCCCCTATAAGTTGGTTTGGTTCGGAAACAATCGAACAAGCTTGGGATTTTTGCTGTCAGCTACCGCCAAAAGTAACTCAGGAGATGATTGATTCGATTCCCGATACTTTACCCGCGTGTCAATTCGGGTTTGAGTCAGCGTTGGAAGAGGTGGGGGATGGAAAACCTAGTTTAACTTGTAGTGGGTTGTTACCTGCTGGAGAAGCAGCTTTAGGCGCTTGGGAGAAATTGTGGGAAAAAGGTTATCGTACCTTTAAATGGAAAATTGGCGTTGAGGCGATCGCAGAGGAATTGAAAATCTTTGCAAAACTGATGCAATTACCCGTGTCGGCGAAACTACGCTTAGATGCGAATGGAGGATTAAGTTACGATCAGGCGCAATTGTGGTTGCAGATGTGCGATCGCTTAGCAGAAAATTCCGCAGGAACTGTAGAAGTTGAGTATCTCGAACAACCATTAGCAGTAGAAGAATTTGCGGCGATGTTAGAGTTGAGTCGTTGTTACAGATGTGCGATCGCATTAGATGAGTCTGTCGCGACATTGAAGCAATTACAAGAATGCTACTACAAAGGTTGGCGGGGGATTTTCATTATCAAGCCTGCGATCGCGGGGTTTCCTTCACGTCTGCGTCAGTTTTGTCATCAATATCAAATCGATGCAGTTTTCTCGTCTGTCTTTGAAACAGAAATTGGTAAATCAGCAGCTTTGAAACTTGCAAATGAATTATCTTCACCAGATCGGGCAATTGGGTTTGGAGTCGATCATTTGTTTGCGCAAGAAGATAGCCAATGGCTAGAAAGATTATGGAGTACTCGCTAG